GGGCCTTTCCATGGGCGGAATGATCGGGCAGGTCTACGCGCTGAAGCACCCCAAGATGGTGAAGAGCCTCGTCCTCTGCGATACCACGAGCCGCTACCCGGCGGCCGCCGTCCCGATCTGGGAAGAGCGCATCCGCACTACCGAGGCCAAGGGCATGGAGCCGCACGTCGAGCCCACGCTGGGCCGCTGGTTCACCGCGCCATTCCGCGTGCGCCGCAAGGACATGATGACGCGCGTGGGCGCGCTGATCCGGAACACGCCGCCCCAGGGCTACATCGGCTGCTGTCACGCCCTTCCCAAGATCAATGTCACCGACCGCCTCGGGACGGTGACGTGCCCCGCGCTCGTCATCGTCGGCGAGGAGGATCCGGGCACGCCGCTGGAGATGGCCCGCGACATCCACGCCGCGCTGCCGTCCGCGGAGCTCGCCGTGTTGCGCTCGGCATCGCACCTCTCGA
This sequence is a window from Candidatus Methylomirabilota bacterium. Protein-coding genes within it:
- the pcaD gene encoding 3-oxoadipate enol-lactonase, producing the protein MKLTANGIDINYELEGQGPVVTFSHSLACSLAMWDEQVAALRGRYRVLRYDTRGHGGTSAPAGAYTLEQLADDLHALLGGLGITETHFVGLSMGGMIGQVYALKHPKMVKSLVLCDTTSRYPAAAVPIWEERIRTTEAKGMEPHVEPTLGRWFTAPFRVRRKDMMTRVGALIRNTPPQGYIGCCHALPKINVTDRLGTVTCPALVIVGEEDPGTPLEMARDIHAALPSAELAVLRSASHLSNLEQPEEFNRVLLRFLDKASGQSPL